The following are encoded in a window of Phaseolus vulgaris cultivar G19833 chromosome 3, P. vulgaris v2.0, whole genome shotgun sequence genomic DNA:
- the LOC137805644 gene encoding uncharacterized mitochondrial protein AtMg01250-like: MLDSVLVANEIVEDLRRCRRRGLCLKVNYEKAWIEWVRGCLESTTMSVLVNGSPTKEFTPTRGLSQEDPLAPFLFIIVVEGLAGLVRQAIKSNMLGGVKVGRNEVESCVL, from the exons ATGCTAGATAGTGTCCTTGTGGCTAATGAGATTGTGGAGGACTTGAGGAGGTGTAGGAGGAGAGGTTTGTGTTTGAAGGTGAACTATGAAAAGGC GTGGATTGAGTGGGTTAGAGGTTGCTTGGAGTCCACAACAATGTCAGTATTGGTCAATGGAAGTCCCACGAAGGAATTCACACCAACGAGAGGGTTGAGCCAGGAAGATCCCTTAGCTCCGTTTctctttattattgttgttgaagGATTGGCTGGGCTAGTTAGACAAGCAATCAAGTCAAATATGCTTGGAGGCGTGAAGGTGGGGAGGAATGAGGTGGAATCTTGTGTATTATAA
- the LOC137807778 gene encoding small ribosomal subunit protein uS4y-like, translating into MVHVSFYRNYGKTFKKPRRPYEKERLDAELKLVGEYGLRCKRELWRVQYALSRIRNNARNLLTLDEKNPRRIFEGEALLRRMFRYGLLDETQNKLDYVLALTVENFLERRLQTLVFKSGMAKSIHHARVLIRQRHIRVGRQVVNIPSFMVRVDSQKHIDFSLTSPLGGGRPGRVKRKNQKAAAKKAAGGDGDEEDED; encoded by the exons ATGGTGCACGTTTCCTTTTACCGAAACT ATGGGAAAACGTTCAAGAAGCCTCGTCGTCCATACGAGAAGGAACGTTTGGACGCCGAGTTGAAGCTGGTTGGGGAGTACGGGCTTCGCTGCAAGAGGGAGTTGTGGAGGGTTCAGTACGCCCTCAGCCGTATCCGTAATAATGCCAGGAATCTGTTGACACTGGATGAGAAGAACCCGCGCCGAATCTTCGAGGGTGAAGCACTTCTCCGAAGAATGTTCCGTTACGGACTTCTCGACGAGACGCAGAACAAGCTCGATTACGTGTTGGCCCTCACCGTTGAGAACTTTCTCGAACGCCGCCTCCAAACCCTCGTCTTCAAGTCTGGCATGGCCAAGTCCATTCACCACGCCAGAGTCCTCATCCGCCAAAGGCACATCAG GGTTGGGAGACAGGTGGTGAACATTCCATCGTTCATGGTTAGGGTTGATTCTCAGAAGCACATTGACTTCTCACTCACGAGTCCACTTGGTGGTGGTCGTCCTGGACGCGTGAAGCGGAAGAACCAAAAGGCTGCCGCTAAAAAGGCTGCTGGCGGAGATGGAGATGAGGAGGATGAAGATTAG
- the LOC137805933 gene encoding F-box/kelch-repeat protein SKIP11-like yields MANSSEEENQRACDTLRSIDVSKNKGSQEGDEKEATPEKLSKLSDEPKEVGMRTVMAFLILPQDQENEQIHEAEISDDILRIGKLYRDLSINVLQKVSRSDYGLIATLNSSFRSLIRSGELYKRRQEMGVVEHWIYFSCNLGQWEGYDPNRGRWMKMPKMPRDDCFMYSDKESLGVGTDILVFGRAITAPVVYGYSLLTNTWSSSVEMNIPRCLFASASIGGIAIVAGGVDPRGKVLSVAELYNSETRKWETLPNMHTERRMSAGFFMDGKFYVIGGIAEDNKTEIRSGEEYDLETKTWRTIPDMFPSRGEEAYMDSPPLVAVVDNVLYSADFKEHIIRRYVKETNKWVTIGSLPEKTSSMGGWGIGFRACGNRIMVIGGLSSVSGGITEINSWIPAEGALQWNLLARRRIGSFVINCAVMGC; encoded by the coding sequence ATGGCAAACTCAAGTGAAGAGGAGAACCAACGGGCTTGTGATACTTTACGCTCGATCGATGTCTCAAAGAATAAGGGCTCGCAGGAAGGGGATGAAAAAGAAGCTACACCAGAAAAGCTGTCCAAACTTTCAGATGAGCCCAAAGAGGTGGGTATGAGGACGGTTATGGCTTTTCTTATCCTTCCCCAGGACCAAGAGAATGAGCAAATCCATGAAGCTGAGATTTCTGACGATATCCTACGTATTGGCAAACTCTACAGGGATCTCTCTATCAATGTTCTCCAAAAAGTGTCAAGGTCTGATTATGGCTTAATTGCTACATTGAACAGTAGTTTTCGATCTCTGATTCGGAGTGGAGAACTGTATAAGCGGAGGCAGGAAATGGGTGTTGTAGAGCATTGGATTTACTTTTCTTGCAATCTCGGTCAATGGGAAGGATATGATCCAAACCGTGGGCGTTGGATGAAGATGCCAAAAATGCCTCGTGATGACTGCTTTATGTACTCGGATAAGGAGTCGTTGGGTGTTGGTACTGATATTCTTGTTTTTGGAAGGGCGATAACGGCTCCAGTGGTTTATGGATACAGCCTTTTGACCAACACCTGGTCATCTTCTGTAGAAATGAACATTCCCAGATGCTTGTTTGCATCTGCAAGCATTGGAGGAATTGCCATAGTGGCTGGTGGTGTTGATCCACGTGGCAAGGTCTTGAGCGTAGCTGAGCTTTATAACTCAGAAACCAGAAAGTGGGAAACTCTTCCAAACATGCATACAGAAAGGAGGATGTCTGCTGGTTTTTTCATGGATGGGAAATTTTATGTGATTGGTGGAATTGCAGAAGACAACAAAACAGAGATAAGAAGCGGTGAGGAGTATGATTTGGAGACCAAAACATGGCGTACAATACCCGACATGTTTCCTTCGCGAGGTGAAGAAGCCTATATGGACTCTCCTCCTTTGGTTGCAGTTGTTGATAATGTATTGTATTCTGCAGATTTTAAAGAGCACATAATAAGGAGATATGTGAAAGAGACTAACAAATGGGTAACCATTGGAAGTCTTCCTGAGAAAACATCCTCTATGGGTGGATGGGGAATAGGATTTCGGGCATGTGGAAATCGGATCATGGTTATTGGTGGGCTTAGCTCTGTGAGTGGAGGTATTACTGAAATTAATTCTTGGATCCCAGCTGAAGGTGCACTGCAGTGGAACCTGCTTGCAAGAAGGAGGATAGGGAGCTTTGTGATTAATTGCGCAGTGATGGGATGCTGA